A genome region from Oncorhynchus tshawytscha isolate Ot180627B unplaced genomic scaffold, Otsh_v2.0 Un_contig_11440_pilon_pilon, whole genome shotgun sequence includes the following:
- the LOC112255390 gene encoding gamma-crystallin M3-like yields MTMGKIIFYEDRNFQGRSYETSSDCPELTSYLSRCNSCRVESGCFMVYDRSNFQGNQYFVRRGEYGDYQRMGMSDCIRSCRNIPMHSGQFRMRIYERENFGGQMHEMMDDCENMMDRYRMSDCQSCNVMDGHWLMYEQPNYRGRQMYLKPGEYRNLSNMGGSMGNMRWQSMRRIMDSC; encoded by the exons ATGACCATGGGAAAG ATCATCTTCTACGAGGACAGGAACTTCCAGGGTCGTTCCTATGAGACCAGCTCAGACTGCCCTGAGTTGACCTCCTACCTGAGCAGGTGCAACTCCTGCAGGGTGGAGAGCGGCTGCTTCATGGTGTACGACCGCTCCAACTTCCAGGGAAACCAGTACTTtgtgagaagaggagagtatGGTGACTACCAGCGTATGGGCATGTCTGACTGCATTAGGTCCTGCCGTAACATCCCCATG CATAGTGGCCAGTTCAGGATGAGGATCTACGAGAGGGAAAACTTTGGAGGCCAGATGCACGAGATGATGGACGACTGTGAGAACATGATGGACCGTTACCGTATGTCCGACTGCCAGTCCTGCAATGTGATGGACGGCCACTGGCTCATGTACGAGCAGCCCAACTACAGAGGCAGGCAGATGTACCTGAAGCCTGGAGAGTACAGGAACCTCAGCAACATGGGGGGAAGCATGGGCAACATGAGATGGCAGTCTATGAGGCGTATCATGGATTCTTGTTAA